A single region of the Camelus ferus isolate YT-003-E chromosome 2, BCGSAC_Cfer_1.0, whole genome shotgun sequence genome encodes:
- the LOC116657068 gene encoding growth-regulated protein homolog gamma-like codes for MARTATPAAPRLLRAALLLLLLVAAGRRAAGVPVVTELRCHCLQTLQGIHFKNIQSVKVTAPGPHCGQTEVIATLKNGQEACLNPAAPMVKKIVDKMLNKGSTN; via the exons ATGGCCCGCACCGCGACCCCCGCCGCCCCCCGGCTCCTCCGCGCCGcgctgctgctcctgctcctggTGGCCGCCGGCCGGCGCGCAGCAG GGGTGCCTGTGGTCACCGAACTGCGCTGCCACTGCTTGCAGACCTTGCAGGGAATTCACTTCAAGAACATCCAGAGCGTGAAGGTGACGGCCCCGGGACCCCACTGTGGCCAAACGGAAGTCAT agccacTCTCAAGAATGGCCAGGAAGCTTGTCTCAACCCCGCAGCCCCCATGGTTAAGAAAATAGTCGACAAGATGCTAAACAA GGGCAGCACCAACTGa